One Archangium violaceum genomic window, ACCATGAGGAACACCATCCTGTCCGCCTGCCTCGCCGCCCTCTCCCTCGCTGCCTGCGATGCCGGCCAGCTCCGGCGGCCCCGCGCGCTCCTCCCCTCCTCCCCGACCCGGCTCGAGAACCGGGTGCTCCCCTCCTCCGAGCCCACTCCCGTCACCCCCGTGGCGCTCCTCCCCGAGGGGGGTGAGGGTCTCCCCGAGACCGCCGAGGACCTCGCCCCCGCCGGGCCCGTGGACACGCTCTCGCTCCCCCATGAGGAGCACCTCTTCCCCGTGGACCACCTCGCTCGCGCTCGCTCGCTGCGCGACGAGGGTGACCTCTCCGGTGCCCTCACCGAGGCCCGCCGCGCCGTCCATGACGCCGCGGAGGATGTCGATGCAGCCGAGAAGGCCCTCGACACCCTCATCCACCTGGCCCTCCGCTCCGGGAACAAGCAGCTCGCCGCCGATGCGCATGGGGAGCTCGCCGTCCTCTTCCCGGATGGCCCCGAGCCCTTCGTCCAGCGGGCCCGCCTCCTCCTGGAGCTCGGCGACCTCGAGGGCGCCTTCCGCTCCGC contains:
- a CDS encoding tetratricopeptide repeat protein, which codes for MRNTILSACLAALSLAACDAGQLRRPRALLPSSPTRLENRVLPSSEPTPVTPVALLPEGGEGLPETAEDLAPAGPVDTLSLPHEEHLFPVDHLARARSLRDEGDLSGALTEARRAVHDAAEDVDAAEKALDTLIHLALRSGNKQLAADAHGELAVLFPDGPEPFVQRARLLLELGDLEGAFRSAEAALELDPEYPEIYQVLGRAHLSAGQLDEAIIRFKQAVHLDPYHGYALNNLGLAYLRSGQDALAAEALAQAAYLLPHVGFVHNNLGLAYERIGRYEEARMAFDTATRLSPGDSKARLNLGRLNREARASVDVRALLGDKRSPGCPE